From the Melanotaenia boesemani isolate fMelBoe1 chromosome 9, fMelBoe1.pri, whole genome shotgun sequence genome, the window GGTGTAGAGTGGTTGCTGTGGGGTTTACTGCTTCGAAACGGGCAAAGAAGTGGTTAAGTTCCTTTGCTAGGGAAGCATCAGCACCCACAGTGATGGAGCTATTGTTTCTGTAATTTGTGATGTGTTGGATTCCCTGACACATCTTGCTGGGgttattttcagtgaagtacTCCTCTATCTTATTTTTGTAGGCCACCTTGGCTGCTTTAATGCCCCTCTTCAGGTCAGCTCTGGCCTCGCTATACAGGGTCCTATCACCAGACCTGAAGGATGAGTTGCGGCGTTCGAGGAGTTCCTGAACTTCACTGGTCATCAAGCGTTTTTGATTAGGGTAGATCCATATCCGTTTTTTGCAACAAGCCCTCCAAATCATACGACCCCATTGTACGTTTGTACATGCCCTCGAATACGGCTCATGGTAACGTTTCTTACATTAGCGCTCCTACTGGTGACAGGAGAGCATTGCGGATTGCGGGGATTTGACCGCGACAGGGGTTTGCCGCGACATCGACGCCAGTTGGAGTAATTAAGGTAAGCacagtaaatatgttttaacatttaagaaCAAAAGAACACGTTTTGATATTGTTTCGCCATCTAGTGTAGTATCTTCAATTAGTACGCAATATACAATTAACGTCATAAGGGCTACGTTCATTTACAACAACTAGCCAAacgtaattttatttttaaagtcagcgccttttttgttgtttggccCTCCAGTGTATTAACTAGAATTACTAGGCGATATAAAATTAAAGGTATAAGAGCAAACGTTTAACAGCAATAACAACAACTAGCCAAAagtatctatttttctttttttaaaagttagctAGCTTGCTAGCATAACAGCTATGTAAATATGACGTTTTTAGAAGGTTTAAGGTCTCTCGCAGGTGAAACCTAGAGATggaaaagagagacagataTGACAGATGTACATTGATGACTCCAAGCCGATTTTGAAATGTCATTATCAcactttacatatttaatttcccAATCAGTACATATTGTCCTAAAGAGAAAGTGTGTATTGAAATTATTGagtaatatattattttaaaattgccCTATGCCAAAAATCAAGCATAAAATTTTTCTGAGAGCTTTAGGTCCTCTGACAGGTCAAAGTGATCATTAGATCACTTAAAATTGTGACACTGTGTGctgcaaaataattattttcttaataatgtaaaatatttatcatcCTGTCCAAAACACTGTGTTaagtaaaagatgtaaaaacttAAGAAGGGTGAAAtcctttccaaaagcaataaagtCAAGATTTGATGGATGACAAAAGTTTCAGCAACATCTGACGCTGGACTGACAATTGTCATGTACTCATTAATTCTATAACAAGCATTAATTCTTAATTTCAGACCTCTTCTATGCTTATCTTCCTCTACGAGACTATCACGACTATAGTTTGCATGTGTTGACTTGATAAAACTGATTAGTATAGCACTTTGCTTTGAAAACCATGATGTTGGGTACTGTGTTGATaagattttataaaacatatgACCCTGACCTGTGTCAACAAAATATAAGTGGGTAAAAGACATCCTTATCCTCATGACAGTTCTTTTTGCACAACTACTCATTcaatgctgaatgttgcacagcttatgtagcacgctgcacattatgtacatagattactttacttacttatattttacctatagtttatattatgtttactcttttgcatgctcttcttaatttagtctttctatatactttgaatatttatggcattCGGTGTGGaaggcaaagtaagaatttcactgtacagggaaacctgtttccttactgtgcatgtgacaataaaCGCTTTGAATCTTTGAATCTTATCCCCTGATaacatgtttgcttttcttaTTCCTATTTGTGGTTCTTTCCCCAGATGCCTACACAAAAAGAGTGTGTGATATGCCATAGTGCAATTGGGGTGGCCAGCAAGACCTGCCAGCACTGTGGTGGCAAGCAGCCATATAAGGACAGGCTGGAgagacagaagcagaaaataacAGAGGACTGGAAAGAAcggcagaaaaaaaactgcagcatcaaCAAAGTCTATGATGCAACTAATTTAttggtaagattttttttctttcagattgttataaaatactaaataaaaaaatatctgatatTGGCATACACATTGCTATATTGCTGTTACTCCACTGACCCTTTCAGCAttctaacatttgttttttgacGTACGTTCATTGTGCATGAAATCCTGAGTTCCCAATGTATGTAATACGTTGTAAGCTACATTATATTTCTGTAATACCACATTTGATTtcagtgaaaagaaaatcactAAGTGAACAAAGCATATAAAGATTTTGCACACCCTGTACTAATAAAGCATGCATTTTTAACCAAATTAGgatattttcagttttgcaTTCGTCAGTGTGCACACTTTGGTTTTAAACTCCACAGACCCCTGGTTTTAGGtttgtttaatgctgttttattattttaactgaatcaacatgtacatgtaccacaagaatggtaaatggactgtacttacgTAGCGCCTTTCTACTCGTGTGAGCACTCTaagtgctttacactacttGTCCAACACGTTAACACAGTCAGACATTTATGGGGAGGAGGAGCTTACCCATCAGGGTATGATATATCAGGGAAGGATTCATTCACTTTCATACAGAGACTGACACAAGGATACAGAAGCACATGGACTGTTGGAGACGGGAATCAAACCACCAACCGTCTGATTGGTGGTCGACCTGCTCTACTACTCAGACACAGCCACCCAAGCAAAGGGCAAAGTGGGACTATTGCGCCATTATTCTCTACGAATGGCGCAGTTCCTAAatgggagggtgggggagggtgattgttcttcttcctctgtcCTGCCACCAGAACCAACCGAACCAGTACGCTGTGGGTGTCCCTTTTTGTGTAAAAGGTTGAGCTGCCATGTTGCTTTATGTTTACTTTAGATTTATGTTATAAATCCATGAGGTTATTATAAAGGTCAGCTCTATTTGTCATTAGAAAagagcagaggagcagcagaatcAATTGTTGTGGTGCAGAGAAATGCACCACATATTGAGGTGGCACTCTGATGATCATACCTAGTTCAGTGTAAATAGATAAAGGCGATGTGAAGAGGTAGCTTAGTTGCTTGCTGTGTTATTACATGATCTCTGTGTAAAAAGGAGCTCCCTTGTTTCAAAACAGCATGTACTGAAAACAGTGAGAGCAGAGAGGGGAGAGATGAATAAGATAATTTTTTAgacaaagaaaatcagaaatagTCTTTGTATGCAAAGTAATACACCACACAAATTTGACCACAGTTGACTATACAACATTCATCTGACTTAACATGTTTCTAATTTTCAGTCTTAAAAATTAGTGTCAACTTTGTTCCAGCTCCACAAATGGGAGCTTTTAGAGAGGCATCCCGTCCTCCTCCTCGCCAGGAGAACCTCCAGTGGCTTTGTAGCAGAGTGCCTTTGTCCTTGGCCATTGGACACAGAGGATGCAAGGGATGCACTTGTCACAATAAAGAAGATTTATGA encodes:
- the LOC121645556 gene encoding probable pathogenesis-related protein ARB_02861 — its product is MPTQKECVICHSAIGVASKTCQHCGGKQPYKDRLERQKQKITEDWKERQKKNCSINKVYDATNLLLHKWELLERHPVLLLARRTSSGFVAECLCPWPLDTEDARDALVTIKKIYESLLNVTVTTRTMETPAQTSDGPATGSSFTPPVSTPPVSIPPVSTPCAPPVFNLPVSTLPVSIPPVSTPCAPPVSIPPPPMKSAT